A stretch of Campylobacter showae DNA encodes these proteins:
- a CDS encoding TAXI family TRAP transporter solute-binding subunit, with translation MKTTSLALAGLLFASALGAKEFVSIGTGAMTGTYYPVGGAICRLVNKDPQMKCSVQSTGGSVYNVNNVLKKELNFGFVQSDVVYDKFNGVGKFDGNGDQNLRAVVSIYPELLAFVVSKSSGIGSINDLEGKAINVGNPGSGNEMTALGVFKAFGFDEKKLKHHGVLTAGECPHALKDKKIDGYFYMVGHPTANITDAANSLPIDIVNIEGEQVDKMLAAMPYFAKGTIPKGTYEGVDHDVNSIGVKAVLVTDKSMSDTAVAAVVKAILDNFDEYKSLHPALAAVTKESLIEGLSAPLHPAAEAEFKKAGIIK, from the coding sequence ATGAAAACTACATCTTTGGCATTAGCCGGCTTGCTTTTCGCGTCTGCGCTGGGCGCAAAGGAGTTTGTATCTATCGGTACCGGAGCGATGACGGGCACGTATTATCCAGTCGGCGGAGCGATATGTCGCCTCGTAAATAAAGACCCGCAAATGAAATGCTCGGTGCAATCAACCGGCGGATCCGTCTATAACGTAAATAACGTGCTAAAAAAAGAGCTAAATTTCGGCTTCGTCCAAAGTGACGTGGTTTATGATAAATTTAACGGCGTAGGCAAATTTGACGGAAACGGCGATCAAAATCTGCGCGCAGTCGTCTCGATCTACCCTGAGCTTCTCGCGTTCGTCGTCTCAAAATCAAGCGGCATCGGCTCGATAAACGACCTCGAGGGCAAAGCGATCAACGTCGGTAACCCTGGCAGCGGCAATGAAATGACCGCGCTTGGCGTGTTTAAGGCATTTGGCTTTGACGAGAAAAAGCTAAAACATCACGGCGTTTTAACTGCTGGCGAATGCCCGCACGCGCTAAAAGATAAGAAAATCGACGGCTACTTCTACATGGTCGGCCATCCGACGGCTAACATCACTGACGCGGCAAACTCGCTACCTATCGACATCGTAAATATCGAGGGCGAGCAAGTCGATAAGATGCTGGCTGCGATGCCGTATTTTGCCAAAGGTACGATACCAAAAGGCACCTATGAGGGCGTGGACCACGACGTAAACAGCATCGGCGTTAAAGCCGTCCTAGTCACGGATAAGAGCATGAGCGATACTGCGGTGGCTGCGGTCGTGAAGGCTATTTTAGATAACTTCGACGAGTATAAGAGCCTACATCCGGCACTTGCAGCCGTTACTAAAGAGAGCCTGATAGAGGGGCTTTCCGCACCTTTGCACCCTGCTGCCGAGGCCGAGTTTAAAAAAGCCGGCATAATAAAATAA
- the ligA gene encoding NAD-dependent DNA ligase LigA, with the protein MDKKEYLEAVDTLNAWAKAYYTDDAPIATDEEYDELYHKVLEFERANLGEISMFSPTKRVGGEVSEGFVKARHGARMWSMEDIFSFDELLAWLKRGDKEGLEFALQPKFDGASLNLLYENGALVRAITRGDGITGEDVTSNAKVIKNIPLQIAYSGRIEIRGEVVIAKNDFDEINFARAQRGESQLSNPRNAAAGSLRQLDSAVTASRRLRFKPWGYGEQNLGLETYSQMMDFIYSQGFEREEFFKICRSAEQIEEAYKQLVAQRDSKPFMMDGLVVRVQSIAASEELGYTEKFPKFMVAYKFPAIEKTTRLLDVAFQVGRSGVVTPVGVLEPVNIDGAIVKSATLHNFDEIERLGVQKGDFISIIRSGDVIPKITGVFKQRRDGSQTPIERPHECPVCGSMLLDEGVFVKCQNLECKARVINSLIHFASKKCLNIDGLGDAIVNQLFEAGLVAKIADIYELTAQDLARLEGFKDKKIANLLGAIEASRTPALHSFIASLGIEHIGEVAAKKIAQIYPQNWRELSFGEVAAIEGFGEAMAESYAEFMQVNRQNLDEILRFVSPQAQSFETKQSAISGKTFVITGTLSKGRDEFKRVLEVNGAKVSGSVSKKTDFVLYGDEAGSKLDKARELGVKAITEDELRQMIEI; encoded by the coding sequence ATGGATAAAAAAGAGTATTTAGAGGCCGTAGATACGCTAAACGCGTGGGCGAAGGCCTACTACACCGACGACGCGCCCATAGCCACCGACGAGGAGTATGACGAGCTTTATCATAAAGTGCTAGAATTTGAGAGGGCAAATCTCGGCGAAATATCGATGTTTAGCCCGACAAAGCGCGTAGGCGGCGAGGTTAGCGAGGGCTTTGTAAAGGCTCGCCACGGCGCGCGCATGTGGTCGATGGAGGATATTTTTAGTTTTGATGAGCTGCTGGCGTGGCTAAAGCGCGGCGACAAGGAGGGGCTGGAGTTCGCGCTTCAGCCTAAATTTGACGGTGCTAGCTTAAATTTGCTCTACGAAAACGGCGCTCTCGTGCGAGCTATCACGCGCGGCGACGGCATAACGGGCGAGGACGTCACGAGCAACGCAAAAGTCATCAAAAATATCCCGCTACAAATCGCCTATAGCGGCAGGATCGAGATCCGCGGCGAGGTTGTGATCGCTAAAAACGACTTTGACGAGATAAATTTCGCCCGTGCGCAAAGGGGCGAGTCGCAGCTATCAAATCCTAGAAACGCAGCCGCCGGCAGCCTGCGTCAGCTAGATAGCGCCGTGACGGCATCGCGCAGGCTAAGGTTTAAGCCCTGGGGCTACGGCGAGCAAAATTTAGGCCTTGAAACCTACTCGCAGATGATGGATTTTATCTATTCGCAGGGCTTTGAGCGCGAGGAGTTTTTTAAAATTTGCCGCAGCGCCGAGCAGATCGAGGAGGCGTATAAGCAGCTCGTAGCACAGCGCGACAGCAAGCCTTTTATGATGGACGGACTCGTGGTGCGCGTGCAGAGTATCGCAGCTAGCGAGGAGCTTGGCTACACGGAGAAATTTCCAAAATTTATGGTCGCGTATAAATTCCCCGCGATCGAAAAGACCACGCGGCTGCTTGACGTCGCGTTTCAGGTCGGACGCAGCGGCGTCGTGACTCCTGTGGGCGTGCTTGAGCCCGTAAATATCGACGGCGCGATAGTAAAGTCCGCCACGCTGCATAACTTTGACGAGATCGAGCGCCTAGGCGTGCAAAAGGGCGATTTTATCAGCATTATCCGCTCGGGCGACGTGATACCAAAGATCACTGGCGTCTTTAAACAGCGCAGAGACGGCTCGCAGACTCCGATAGAGCGGCCGCACGAGTGCCCGGTATGCGGGTCTATGCTACTAGACGAGGGCGTTTTCGTCAAGTGTCAAAACCTCGAGTGCAAGGCACGTGTGATAAATTCGCTCATACATTTTGCGAGCAAAAAGTGCCTAAATATCGACGGTCTTGGCGACGCGATCGTAAATCAGCTTTTTGAGGCGGGCTTAGTCGCCAAAATCGCCGACATTTACGAGCTTACGGCGCAGGATTTGGCGCGGCTAGAGGGCTTTAAAGATAAAAAGATCGCAAATCTGCTCGGCGCCATTGAGGCTAGCCGCACACCCGCTCTGCATAGCTTTATAGCGAGCCTGGGCATCGAGCATATCGGTGAAGTAGCTGCCAAAAAGATAGCGCAAATTTACCCGCAAAACTGGCGCGAGCTAAGCTTTGGCGAGGTAGCCGCGATCGAAGGCTTTGGCGAGGCGATGGCGGAGAGCTATGCCGAGTTTATGCAGGTAAATAGGCAAAATCTGGACGAAATTTTACGTTTTGTTAGCCCGCAAGCGCAGAGTTTTGAGACAAAACAAAGCGCGATAAGCGGCAAAACGTTCGTGATAACGGGCACGCTTAGCAAGGGCAGGGATGAGTTTAAAAGGGTTCTGGAGGTAAACGGCGCGAAAGTAAGCGGCTCGGTGAGTAAGAAAACGGACTTCGTACTTTACGGCGATGAGGCGGGCAGCAAGCTGGATAAAGCGCGCGAGCTTGGCGTCAAGGCGATAACCGAGGACGAGCTAAGGCAGATGATTGAGATTTGA
- a CDS encoding SAM-dependent methyltransferase, whose translation MRKKTCIGELNLNPNSAKIELVGEIYVGRGALKLKSFLAACPLEIKGKNALDVGSSTGGFVQILLQNGVKSVTALDVGSSQLDKSLRADACVIVAENTDVREFAAGFHNSVKEGKFDGTKQNLKTQIKPNFNPGKSNFAEQDEFLNESSELAFAPSNLTQAGAKTDESNLTGIDFAAKTQNAKFDPHAAKNDARKFDLITCDVSFISLKEILPSIDALASQNCDIILLFKPQFEVGRSAKRNKKGVVTDTKAVREARAKFELAAANLGWIMRQTLECEVKGKEGNAEFFYAFNKR comes from the coding sequence GTGCGTAAAAAGACCTGTATCGGCGAGCTAAATTTAAACCCAAACAGCGCAAAAATCGAGCTCGTCGGCGAAATTTACGTTGGACGCGGTGCGCTAAAGCTAAAAAGCTTTTTGGCGGCTTGTCCGCTAGAAATCAAAGGCAAAAACGCCCTAGACGTTGGATCGAGCACGGGCGGTTTCGTGCAAATTTTGCTGCAAAACGGCGTAAAAAGCGTCACGGCGCTAGACGTGGGCAGCTCCCAGCTGGATAAAAGCCTGAGAGCCGATGCGTGCGTGATAGTAGCCGAAAATACCGACGTGCGCGAGTTTGCGGCTGGATTTCATAACTCGGTCAAAGAGGGTAAATTTGACGGCACAAAGCAAAATTTAAAAACCCAAATCAAGCCGAATTTTAATCCCGGCAAATCAAATTTTGCCGAGCAGGACGAATTTTTAAATGAATCAAGCGAACTAGCTTTTGCTCCGTCAAATTTAACACAGGCCGGAGCCAAGACGGACGAGTCAAATTTGACCGGCATAGATTTCGCGGCAAAAACCCAAAACGCCAAATTTGACCCCCATGCCGCTAAAAACGATGCACGCAAATTTGATCTCATCACCTGCGACGTGAGTTTTATCTCGCTTAAAGAAATTTTGCCCTCTATCGACGCGCTAGCGAGCCAAAACTGCGACATTATCCTGCTTTTTAAGCCGCAGTTTGAGGTCGGCAGGAGCGCCAAGCGAAATAAAAAAGGCGTCGTAACGGACACAAAGGCTGTTCGCGAGGCGAGGGCGAAATTTGAGCTTGCGGCGGCAAATTTGGGCTGGATAATGCGCCAAACGCTCGAATGCGAGGTAAAAGGAAAGGAAGGAAATGCCGAATTTTTCTACGCTTTTAACAAAAGATAA
- a CDS encoding M48 family metallopeptidase, translating to MAIKTPRVKTVCVKCGEFDVALNFKKGVKTTRLKVAKTGEISVSLPFYAAQKYALEFVQKHYKWLKSAHEKTLSNLPREDEFRLLGEVYRIKFEPNLKGVNLRRFASDSEIFNGLNFSADGLDPHLYGAKFDGKFDASEFTQHLDELKFKSSDERKFDGEIYAASLAALENYKKAFARRVYEHFIAKFAPAVNRKINRVVVRKMTTRWGSCNSRKGYINLSLNLIEKAPELVEYVVLHELTHLIYPHHQKSFYDFIAGLMPDFKTREQRLNKK from the coding sequence ATGGCAATCAAAACGCCTCGTGTAAAAACCGTTTGCGTAAAATGCGGCGAATTTGACGTCGCGCTAAATTTTAAAAAAGGCGTCAAAACAACTAGACTAAAAGTCGCTAAAACCGGCGAGATCTCAGTCTCACTGCCCTTTTACGCCGCGCAAAAATATGCGCTAGAGTTTGTGCAAAAACACTACAAATGGCTAAAATCAGCTCACGAAAAGACGCTATCAAATTTACCGCGCGAGGACGAGTTTAGACTACTGGGCGAGGTTTATCGCATCAAATTTGAGCCGAATTTAAAGGGCGTAAATTTAAGACGCTTTGCAAGCGATTCGGAGATTTTTAACGGCTTAAATTTTAGCGCGGACGGGCTAGACCCGCACCTTTACGGCGCTAAATTTGACGGCAAATTTGACGCTAGCGAATTTACCCAGCACCTTGATGAGCTTAAATTTAAAAGCTCGGACGAGCGTAAATTTGACGGCGAAATTTACGCTGCGAGTTTAGCTGCGCTAGAAAACTACAAAAAAGCCTTTGCAAGGCGTGTTTACGAGCATTTTATAGCCAAATTTGCCCCAGCCGTCAACCGCAAGATAAACCGCGTCGTCGTTCGCAAAATGACTACTCGCTGGGGTAGCTGCAACTCGCGCAAAGGGTATATAAATTTAAGCCTAAATTTGATCGAAAAAGCCCCCGAACTAGTCGAATACGTCGTGCTTCACGAGCTAACCCATCTCATCTACCCCCACCATCAAAAAAGCTTCTATGACTTTATCGCAGGGCTGATGCCTGATTTCAAAACGCGAGAACAACGGCTAAACAAAAAATAA
- a CDS encoding tetratricopeptide repeat protein — protein MKKLLMLVAAVFALGGDFEDGVKAYESSKFVMAREKFAAACDANNGLACAKLGALYQLGKDILPDTKKALELYEKGCELGSKEACSGAGGIYVSSDKEKARALLNKGCELGDGFSCATVGSYLLEEKKFKEAYALFEKACKTGDSLGCQFASDLKRSKRL, from the coding sequence ATGAAAAAACTTCTAATGCTAGTTGCCGCGGTTTTTGCTCTGGGCGGCGATTTTGAGGACGGTGTAAAAGCCTACGAGAGCTCTAAATTTGTAATGGCTCGCGAGAAATTTGCAGCTGCCTGCGACGCGAACAACGGCCTAGCCTGCGCAAAACTAGGCGCGCTTTATCAGCTGGGCAAAGATATCCTGCCTGACACTAAAAAAGCGCTTGAGCTATACGAAAAAGGCTGCGAACTAGGCTCTAAAGAGGCCTGCTCGGGTGCTGGCGGCATATACGTATCAAGCGACAAAGAAAAGGCGCGTGCACTGCTAAATAAAGGCTGCGAGCTTGGCGACGGCTTTTCATGCGCGACTGTGGGATCGTATCTACTAGAGGAGAAAAAATTTAAAGAAGCCTACGCGCTTTTTGAAAAAGCATGCAAGACAGGCGATAGTCTCGGATGCCAATTTGCAAGCGATCTAAAACGCTCAAAAAGACTTTAA
- a CDS encoding TRAP transporter permease: protein MDKNLNDIRTNTESAQEKEEFVEVKTREINSSFYIYFTSIICFAWSVFQLYIAYFPMNTTMSRSAHLAFAICLLFLLYPLKIHKKAHSSLPFYDIALCVVGTLAALYPLIEFYALAQRPGDYTSFDIAVSCVAVVVLFEAGRRIIGPALPIIAAIFLAYDYFGQYMPDIIAHQGASLNKLAGHMYLTTEGVFGVPLGVSVSFIYLFVLFGSLLERAGAGQYFINLAFALLGKFRGGPAKASVIASGLTGMVSGSSTANVVTVGTFTIPLMKKAGLTSTKAGAIEVAAGVNGQLMPPIMGAAAFIIAEFLGLSYTNVMIAAVIPAFVCYLSLFFIVHLESCKLGLKGMEQGAGISKLKIFVSGLHYLIPILVLLYTLLIANESPISAAFNAICVLFLIILFQEPVKKMAHGEDVGKEDFIIGFADIFWAMVTAAKSMTTIAIATGLAGIIVGSISLTGVGQVLSEVVENLAGNNIVLILFLTAIMSLILGMGLPTTANYIVVSSLVAPVILFLAHKNGFLIPAIAVHLFVFYFGILADDTPPVGIAAYAAAGIAKANPVTVGVQGFFYDLRTTILPFSFVFNNKLLLIESVNSANPNDAKGIVWITNPLEMALIFGTALVGMFAFSSALQGYFVKRVSMLERALLLCVVPLTLVPNMCAKYIPFIANEYVSYAIGVSLYAALFAFQWIQNKAEKRVGVGV, encoded by the coding sequence ATGGATAAAAATCTAAACGATATACGAACAAATACCGAGTCGGCGCAGGAAAAAGAGGAGTTCGTCGAGGTAAAGACGCGCGAGATAAACTCGAGCTTTTATATTTATTTTACGAGCATTATCTGCTTTGCGTGGTCGGTTTTTCAGCTTTATATCGCGTATTTTCCGATGAACACGACGATGTCGCGCTCGGCGCACCTCGCGTTTGCTATTTGTCTGCTGTTTTTGCTCTATCCGCTCAAAATTCACAAAAAAGCCCACTCCAGCCTGCCGTTTTATGATATTGCGCTTTGCGTTGTGGGCACGCTAGCCGCACTCTATCCGCTCATAGAGTTTTACGCTCTAGCGCAGCGCCCGGGAGACTACACTAGCTTTGATATAGCCGTGTCTTGCGTCGCCGTGGTCGTTCTGTTTGAGGCGGGCCGCAGGATCATCGGCCCGGCGCTTCCTATCATCGCGGCGATATTTTTGGCGTATGATTATTTCGGCCAGTACATGCCCGACATCATCGCGCACCAGGGCGCTAGCCTAAACAAACTCGCCGGTCACATGTACCTTACGACCGAGGGCGTCTTTGGCGTGCCGCTTGGCGTTAGCGTGAGTTTTATCTATCTTTTCGTCTTATTTGGTTCGCTTTTGGAGCGCGCTGGAGCAGGGCAGTACTTTATAAATTTAGCCTTTGCGCTGCTTGGTAAATTTCGCGGTGGACCAGCGAAAGCTTCGGTTATCGCGTCAGGACTAACCGGCATGGTGAGCGGTAGCTCTACGGCAAACGTCGTGACGGTGGGTACGTTTACGATCCCGCTGATGAAAAAGGCGGGCCTAACTAGCACCAAAGCCGGCGCGATCGAGGTGGCCGCAGGTGTAAACGGTCAGCTGATGCCGCCTATCATGGGTGCGGCGGCCTTTATCATCGCCGAGTTTTTGGGACTTAGCTACACAAACGTCATGATCGCGGCCGTGATTCCGGCATTCGTGTGCTACTTGTCGCTGTTTTTCATCGTGCACCTTGAGAGCTGTAAGCTAGGGCTAAAAGGCATGGAGCAGGGTGCCGGCATATCGAAGCTTAAAATTTTCGTGAGCGGTCTGCACTATCTTATCCCGATTTTGGTTTTGCTCTATACATTATTAATCGCAAACGAATCTCCGATCTCAGCGGCTTTTAACGCCATTTGCGTGCTGTTTTTGATTATCCTTTTTCAGGAACCCGTTAAAAAAATGGCTCACGGCGAGGACGTCGGCAAAGAGGACTTTATCATCGGCTTTGCGGATATATTTTGGGCGATGGTAACGGCGGCTAAAAGCATGACTACGATCGCGATAGCTACGGGTCTAGCCGGCATCATCGTAGGCTCGATCTCGCTAACGGGCGTCGGTCAAGTGCTATCTGAAGTCGTGGAAAATTTAGCCGGCAACAACATCGTGCTCATCCTATTTCTCACTGCGATAATGTCGCTGATACTTGGCATGGGCTTGCCGACGACGGCAAACTACATCGTCGTTAGCTCGCTAGTCGCGCCTGTGATTTTGTTTTTGGCGCACAAAAACGGCTTTCTCATTCCAGCCATCGCGGTGCATCTTTTCGTCTTTTACTTTGGTATCCTAGCAGACGATACACCTCCGGTCGGCATCGCGGCATACGCTGCGGCCGGTATCGCCAAAGCAAACCCGGTAACCGTGGGCGTGCAGGGCTTTTTCTACGACCTGCGCACGACGATTTTGCCGTTTTCGTTCGTGTTTAACAACAAGCTGCTTTTGATAGAGAGCGTAAACTCGGCCAATCCAAACGACGCAAAAGGCATAGTGTGGATAACAAATCCGCTCGAGATGGCGCTGATTTTCGGTACGGCGCTAGTGGGTATGTTTGCCTTTTCTTCGGCGCTTCAGGGGTATTTCGTTAAACGCGTAAGCATGCTCGAGCGTGCGCTGCTTTTATGCGTAGTGCCGCTAACCCTGGTGCCAAATATGTGCGCTAAATACATCCCGTTTATCGCGAACGAATACGTTTCTTACGCGATCGGCGTGTCGCTTTATGCGGCGTTATTTGCGTTTCAATGGATACAAAATAAAGCGGAAAAGAGAGTCGGCGTAGGCGTTTAG
- a CDS encoding bifunctional riboflavin kinase/FAD synthetase, translated as MPNFSTLLTKDNITAVAIGHFDGVHRGHKQLLKQLGEYGGLVVIDKNKANITPKLKRAEYSSYPCFLYDFESIKGLGGDEFIALLKRDFKNLQKIVVGFDFRFGRNRAWDKHDLRRIFDGEVIVVDEVCFDGMGVHSSAIREYIKQGEIYKANRLLGREYSIEGRVIKGQGIGSRELVPTLNLDIKSYLLPREGVYATRTRIDYKTYGSVTFIGNRVSTDGNFSVETHVLNENIEGASDVAVCFIKRLRDNRKFESLGELKEQIGTDIKQAMEFVGVCDLYVVGDTATQRSEP; from the coding sequence ATGCCGAATTTTTCTACGCTTTTAACAAAAGATAATATCACGGCCGTTGCGATCGGGCACTTTGACGGCGTGCATCGCGGCCACAAGCAGCTTTTAAAGCAGCTGGGCGAGTACGGCGGGCTAGTCGTGATCGACAAAAATAAAGCCAACATCACGCCAAAGCTAAAGCGTGCTGAGTACTCGAGCTATCCGTGTTTTTTGTATGATTTTGAGAGCATAAAAGGGCTTGGCGGCGATGAGTTTATCGCGCTTTTGAAGCGGGATTTTAAAAATCTGCAAAAAATCGTCGTGGGATTTGATTTTCGTTTCGGGCGAAACAGGGCGTGGGACAAGCATGATTTGCGGCGTATTTTTGACGGCGAGGTGATCGTAGTAGACGAGGTTTGCTTTGACGGTATGGGCGTGCATAGCTCGGCCATACGCGAGTATATCAAACAAGGCGAGATCTACAAGGCAAACCGCCTGCTAGGCCGCGAATACTCGATCGAAGGCCGCGTGATAAAGGGTCAGGGCATCGGATCGCGCGAGCTCGTGCCGACGTTAAATTTGGACATCAAAAGCTACCTTTTACCGCGCGAGGGCGTCTATGCGACGAGGACTCGCATCGACTACAAGACCTACGGCTCGGTTACCTTTATCGGCAACCGCGTGAGCACGGATGGCAACTTTAGCGTCGAGACGCACGTGCTAAACGAAAATATCGAGGGCGCCAGCGACGTCGCGGTTTGCTTTATCAAGCGACTGCGCGATAACCGAAAATTTGAAAGCCTAGGGGAGCTAAAAGAGCAGATCGGGACCGACATCAAGCAGGCGATGGAGTTCGTCGGCGTGTGCGATCTCTACGTTGTGGGCGATACTGCGACGCAAAGGAGCGAGCCGTGA
- the cmoA gene encoding carboxy-S-adenosyl-L-methionine synthase CmoA, whose product MKDEIFKEPIKKQFEFDASVASVFDDMIGRSVPYYDASQKLIADFLAQILPQGASAVDLGCSTASTLLALWRKRNDLALKGVDNAPAMLQNARAKIEAYGARIELGLADILECEFDAQNAILMNYTLQFIRPPKRQDFVAKIYRALNDGGVFVFSEKLIFEDKTLSKNIIEIYEKYKLEQGYSRYEIAQKREALENVLIPYTEAENRNLALSAGFKNVECIFRWANFATFVAFK is encoded by the coding sequence GTGAAAGACGAAATCTTTAAAGAGCCGATAAAAAAGCAGTTTGAATTTGATGCGAGCGTGGCGTCGGTGTTTGACGATATGATCGGGCGCTCGGTGCCGTATTACGACGCTTCGCAAAAGCTGATCGCCGATTTTTTAGCGCAAATTTTACCGCAAGGCGCAAGCGCGGTGGATCTTGGCTGCTCGACCGCCTCGACGCTACTGGCTCTTTGGCGCAAGAGAAACGACCTCGCGCTAAAAGGCGTAGATAACGCACCTGCGATGCTGCAAAACGCGCGCGCCAAGATAGAGGCCTACGGCGCTAGGATCGAGCTTGGGCTAGCGGACATTTTAGAGTGCGAATTTGACGCGCAGAACGCCATTTTGATGAACTATACACTACAGTTTATCCGCCCGCCTAAGCGTCAGGATTTCGTAGCCAAAATTTACCGCGCGCTAAATGATGGCGGCGTGTTCGTTTTTAGCGAGAAGCTTATATTTGAGGATAAGACGCTAAGCAAAAATATAATTGAAATCTACGAAAAATACAAACTTGAACAAGGATACTCGCGCTACGAGATCGCACAAAAACGCGAGGCGCTAGAAAACGTGCTCATACCATACACCGAAGCGGAAAATAGAAATTTGGCGCTGAGCGCTGGGTTTAAAAATGTGGAGTGTATATTTAGGTGGGCGAATTTTGCGACGTTTGTTGCTTTTAAGTAA